GAAGCATGATGATAGCGATTGGGGTGGTAATTGGGGTCAGAATGGAATGAGGGcagagaagatgagatgggtgCCGACGGGATTGTTGCGGGGGATCAGGCTGGCAACTAGGTAGGCCGTGCTTAAGTACAAAAGGTACTTTTGTGAGGTACTTATGTTGTGTAACCCACGATAGGCAGGGTATCATCACGAGTAACATGATATGCACGAGCAAAGCTGTGGCTTGAATCAAGACTATTGTCGTAGTCTGGAATGATACCTTGCAGGTTGCCAATGAGAACTGTTTCTGCTCCGTCCCAAGTTATCTCTTCTCGCAGCTGAAAGTACACCGTATATTCACACCAGGTACTTGTATATATGTGATGTAATATCTCTGTCATACAGCAGTCTGTCTGCTTTTGCTCAAATTGATCATCGCTTTCCAAGCCATAGTTTCATTATCTCATTAGTTCCGTAGGTAGGGAGAGTGAACCGATATCCATCTTGCCATCCTATCATCCGCGTACTAGCTCAAGCCTCCAAGAATAATAAGGCTCTCTGGCAAACGAGTGCCGTAGTTGCGCCTCGTTCTTGACACTCCAGCCCTCAACTTTGGTGAATTTAGTGATCCTGTCATCCTTGCCGTCCGTAAAACAACCATATATAACTTCCTGTAGTTTGGGCAATTCATTGTTGCCAAGAAAGCGAATCACCCGGCTGTCGTTCACAGCAGACATTCTTACCAGAATGTCACGATTTGCCATCCTGCACACATCAACGAAATCCATCTCGACCGTCTCAACAGATTCAGGTAAGACTTCCTGTAGCGGGACAGCGTCATCAAGTGTACCTGCAAGTACAAATATTGGAGCTGAAAGGTGTCGGAGGCGCTCAAGTCCTTGTAGAGAGCCAATCTTGCCTCGTGCGTACTCTTCGCAATCGCAAAATCTCAGCCTTAGGCCGACAAGGGCCTGTCCAAACTCTCTGAGAATGCTCCCAAAGTCGTACAGGTTCACCGTCAAATCCTCTTCATCTACGTCGTAGCAATCTGTAAGATCCAGGTCCAAGTACTGTAAGGCCTTGCAT
The window above is part of the Fusarium musae strain F31 chromosome 6, whole genome shotgun sequence genome. Proteins encoded here:
- a CDS encoding hypothetical protein (EggNog:ENOG41), coding for MVVLSDPQTHSKALTWILGGEMRTPQPGTADRPELVANFLGQLEEIHWSPLRTRLEDSGTCSTQYLLLLPSIKRLFLTPFAPTFTISHPVVPDFQSGLQSLTLDAGMITPAFLHYSLSRCKALQYLDLDLTDCYDVDEEDLTVNLYDFGSILREFGQALVGLRLRFCDCEEYARGKIGSLQGLERLRHLSAPIFVLAGTLDDAVPLQEVLPESVETVEMDFVDVCRMANRDILVRMSAVNDSRVIRFLGNNELPKLQEVIYGCFTDGKDDRITKFTKVEGWSVKNEAQLRHSFAREPYYSWRLELVRG